One window of Planctomycetota bacterium genomic DNA carries:
- a CDS encoding response regulator transcription factor — MPDVNPITILVIDDHFVVRSGLVASLALEADMIVVAEGDAGEQLVPLFAQHQPRAVLLDVQLGKLNGIEALEQLMSQHPAAQVLVFTTSSREEDIYRALRAGARGYLLKTAPRAELLAAVRAVSTGARYLPGPLAERLADRMSQPELSPREREILQLLQHGKSNKEIGGQLFITEDTVKRHVSNVLQKLGVQDRAQAVAEATRRGLISLD, encoded by the coding sequence ATGCCCGACGTCAATCCCATCACAATCCTGGTCATCGACGATCATTTCGTCGTCCGTAGCGGGCTCGTTGCTTCGCTGGCGCTCGAGGCCGACATGATCGTGGTGGCCGAGGGAGACGCGGGCGAGCAACTTGTGCCGCTGTTTGCCCAGCACCAGCCGCGCGCGGTGCTGCTCGATGTGCAACTGGGCAAGCTGAACGGGATCGAGGCGCTCGAACAGCTGATGTCCCAGCACCCGGCGGCCCAGGTGCTGGTCTTCACGACTTCGTCGCGCGAGGAAGATATCTATCGGGCGTTGCGCGCCGGGGCGCGGGGCTATCTGCTTAAGACCGCGCCGCGAGCCGAGTTACTGGCCGCGGTTCGGGCGGTATCGACGGGCGCGCGTTATCTGCCCGGCCCGCTGGCCGAGCGTCTGGCCGATCGGATGTCGCAGCCCGAGTTGAGCCCCCGCGAGCGCGAAATCCTGCAACTATTGCAACACGGCAAGAGCAACAAGGAAATCGGCGGGCAATTGTTTATCACCGAGGACACCGTCAAACGACACGTCAGCAACGTGCTGCAAAAACTCGGCGTCCAGGATCGGGCCCAAGCGGTGGCCGAGGCGACCCGGCGGGGTTTGATCTCGCTCGATTAG
- the queG gene encoding tRNA epoxyqueuosine(34) reductase QueG, whose protein sequence is MDTATLTETLKSEATGLGFSLAGVCPAVTPEGATRLREWIDAGYAGQMHYFASRLEAYRHPDGVLAGARSLVMLALDYRTLEPVAPRPGQGRVSRYAWGADYHEVIHRRLDQLVARVGELCPEASARGVVDTAPLLEREFAELAGLGWVGKHTLLINKLRGSWFFLAALILDRDLVYDLPHGTDHCGTCRACIDACPTQAIVEPYLLDGRRCISYLTIELREPIPRELRAGMGEWAFGCDVCQDVCPWNGRAPEATTAEFQPRSEMNPLNLAELFCLDEAAFRARFKQTPLWRPRRRGILRNAAIVLGNQRNEAAIDALARGLADEEPLIRGACAWALGQIGTPVAKGLLAARQAIETDVQVSEEIALALAV, encoded by the coding sequence ATGGACACTGCCACCCTGACCGAAACCCTGAAGTCCGAAGCCACAGGGCTGGGGTTTTCGCTGGCCGGGGTCTGTCCGGCCGTCACGCCCGAGGGGGCCACTCGGCTGCGCGAATGGATCGACGCCGGCTATGCCGGGCAGATGCATTACTTCGCCTCGCGGCTCGAGGCCTACCGGCATCCCGACGGGGTGTTGGCCGGAGCGCGCAGTCTGGTGATGCTCGCGCTCGACTATCGGACCCTCGAACCGGTCGCGCCGCGGCCTGGCCAAGGGCGCGTCTCGCGTTACGCCTGGGGGGCCGATTACCACGAGGTGATCCATCGCCGGCTCGATCAGTTGGTCGCTCGGGTCGGGGAGCTTTGTCCCGAGGCTTCGGCCCGCGGCGTGGTCGACACGGCGCCGTTGCTCGAACGCGAGTTCGCCGAGTTGGCCGGCCTGGGCTGGGTGGGCAAGCACACGTTGCTGATCAACAAACTGCGTGGCAGTTGGTTCTTTCTAGCGGCGTTGATCTTGGACCGCGATTTGGTTTACGACTTGCCCCACGGTACGGACCATTGCGGCACGTGCCGGGCCTGTATCGACGCCTGCCCGACCCAGGCGATTGTCGAGCCCTATCTGCTCGACGGCCGGCGCTGCATCAGTTACTTGACGATCGAGCTGCGCGAGCCGATTCCCCGCGAGTTGCGCGCCGGCATGGGCGAATGGGCCTTTGGCTGCGATGTCTGCCAGGACGTTTGCCCGTGGAACGGGCGTGCGCCCGAGGCGACGACCGCTGAGTTCCAGCCGCGCAGCGAAATGAACCCGTTGAACCTGGCCGAGCTGTTCTGCTTGGACGAAGCGGCATTCCGTGCGCGGTTCAAGCAGACGCCCCTGTGGCGACCGCGGCGGCGCGGCATCCTGCGCAACGCGGCAATTGTGCTGGGGAATCAACGAAACGAGGCCGCAATCGACGCGCTGGCCCGTGGCCTCGCCGACGAGGAACCTTTGATTCGCGGAGCGTGCGCCTGGGCGCTCGGCCAGATCGGCACGCCGGTCGCAAAAGGGTTGCTTGCCGCGCGCCAAGCGATTGAAACGGACGTTCAAGTCAGTGAAGAGATCGCGCTGGCGCTCGCCGTTTAG
- a CDS encoding sensor histidine kinase: protein MRFMRWVTLTWAIPWALASAAAQEPAAATPESPAAPLTTTRQVRLLDSQLAAEGLPARVQGIVTHVDADGTVFFQADGAGTHFRVPDARSTYHPGDRVDVTGVTTPGLYIPGIRPQHVEKLGTAEMPPPIPVTYDDLASGRFHYTWVEVEGPGRSLAVAADETSTLQLGAGARQLEVRIEGLPPEGLVLEDARLRVRGLAAGGINDRRQLVQPYLKANSFRDVQVLEPAAAEPFSQPVTPVKQLFTFNPTGQTSRRVKVAGVVTMPRRGDTFFIRDENDSLAIRAPQSEPFSVGDRIEALGFPEMGTFRAVLADATCRRMGTEAWPEPHHATATTLMTGKHEADLVQVEGVLLVEHNTPDGDVLTLQANQHVFRVHCPNRHSEFPLGSRLSVVGICRVIGSFERGYSAKPTAVEVWTRSADDLRLLSQPSWWTTERLAILLAIVAAAMMLSLFWVALLRQQVRVQMAIIQEQLAREAVRDERQRIAREVHDTLEQELVGLSLRLDAAASVADASQAPVLETMRRLAGRVHGEVRNLVWDLRDTDQTSRTLDEQVAQVVENLRQTTGIEFRVATAGERWTLEPLTQHNVLRIVQEAVTNALKHAAPRCVDISLDYTSQALSVSVRDDGRGFDTLGPDVSKPGHFGLVGMQERARKAGGTLFVESASERGTTIKLMIPRNGHT, encoded by the coding sequence ATGCGTTTCATGCGATGGGTGACTTTAACCTGGGCGATTCCGTGGGCTCTGGCCAGCGCCGCGGCCCAGGAACCCGCCGCCGCGACGCCCGAGTCCCCTGCCGCGCCCTTGACCACCACGCGGCAGGTCCGCCTGTTAGATTCGCAATTGGCCGCCGAGGGACTGCCGGCGCGAGTGCAAGGGATTGTCACCCACGTTGACGCCGACGGGACGGTCTTCTTTCAAGCCGACGGGGCGGGGACTCACTTTCGCGTCCCAGACGCACGGTCAACGTACCACCCCGGCGATCGCGTTGACGTGACGGGAGTAACAACTCCCGGTCTGTACATTCCTGGCATTCGCCCGCAACATGTCGAGAAGCTGGGCACGGCCGAGATGCCGCCGCCGATCCCGGTAACCTACGACGATTTGGCGTCGGGGCGATTTCATTACACCTGGGTCGAGGTCGAAGGGCCGGGCCGCTCGCTGGCCGTGGCCGCCGACGAGACGAGCACGCTGCAACTGGGCGCGGGCGCGCGGCAGCTTGAAGTCCGCATTGAAGGACTGCCCCCCGAGGGGCTAGTGTTGGAAGATGCCCGGCTGCGCGTGCGCGGGCTGGCCGCAGGGGGGATCAACGACCGCCGGCAACTGGTCCAGCCCTATCTCAAGGCCAACAGCTTTCGCGATGTGCAGGTGCTCGAACCGGCGGCGGCCGAGCCGTTCTCGCAACCGGTCACCCCAGTCAAGCAACTGTTCACCTTCAATCCGACTGGGCAAACCAGCCGGCGCGTGAAGGTGGCGGGCGTGGTGACCATGCCTCGGCGCGGCGACACGTTCTTCATCCGCGACGAGAACGATTCCCTGGCGATTCGCGCTCCGCAAAGCGAGCCGTTCTCGGTGGGGGACCGGATCGAAGCGCTCGGCTTTCCCGAGATGGGAACCTTTCGGGCGGTGTTGGCTGACGCGACTTGTCGTCGCATGGGAACCGAAGCCTGGCCCGAGCCGCACCATGCCACGGCCACGACGCTGATGACCGGCAAGCACGAGGCCGATCTGGTGCAAGTCGAAGGCGTGTTGCTCGTCGAGCACAATACGCCCGATGGTGACGTGCTCACCCTACAAGCGAATCAACATGTATTTCGCGTCCACTGTCCCAATCGGCACAGCGAGTTCCCGCTGGGTAGCCGACTGTCGGTCGTGGGCATTTGTCGCGTGATTGGTTCGTTCGAGCGCGGCTACAGCGCCAAGCCCACCGCAGTCGAGGTCTGGACCCGATCGGCGGACGACTTGCGGCTGTTGTCACAACCCTCTTGGTGGACGACCGAGCGGTTGGCGATTCTGCTGGCGATTGTCGCGGCGGCGATGATGTTGTCGCTGTTCTGGGTGGCTTTATTGCGCCAGCAGGTGCGAGTGCAGATGGCGATCATCCAGGAACAACTCGCACGCGAAGCCGTCCGCGACGAACGCCAGCGCATTGCCCGCGAGGTGCATGACACACTTGAGCAGGAGTTGGTCGGCCTGTCATTACGACTCGACGCGGCCGCCAGCGTGGCCGACGCATCGCAGGCCCCGGTGCTGGAAACGATGCGCCGGCTGGCGGGCCGTGTCCATGGCGAAGTGCGGAACCTGGTGTGGGATCTGCGCGACACCGATCAAACGTCGCGAACGCTCGATGAACAAGTGGCGCAAGTGGTCGAAAATTTGCGGCAAACGACAGGCATTGAGTTCCGCGTGGCTACGGCCGGCGAGCGGTGGACGCTGGAACCGCTGACGCAACATAATGTGCTGCGAATCGTGCAAGAAGCGGTGACCAACGCGCTCAAGCATGCCGCGCCGCGGTGCGTGGATATTTCACTGGACTACACTTCGCAGGCGTTGTCGGTCAGCGTGCGCGACGACGGCCGCGGGTTTGACACACTCGGGCCCGATGTGTCAAAACCGGGGCACTTCGGCCTGGTGGGGATGCAAGAGCGGGCTCGCAAGGCCGGAGGGACGCTATTTGTGGAGAGCGCTTCGGAACGGGGCACGACGATCAAGCTGATGATTCCGCGAAATGGTCACACATAA